One stretch of Streptomyces sp. MMBL 11-1 DNA includes these proteins:
- a CDS encoding Eco57I restriction-modification methylase domain-containing protein: MSATTRNQVFSAVHTVGGLLPADMLIRIADGKDVKGSAPADYQVIGARSVRDEAERHWDYLKSVWRELREKLPVAPDAETPADPTGLAVSQWLEPLFAELGFGRLTPIGATGIPADSDPDRVFPISHRWNHALLHMTAWNADLDKRTGGAGTVPPQSLVQECLNRTEAHLWGVLTNGRRLRILRDSSALATASYVEFDLEAIFDGELFSEFVLLYRLLHVSRFAVAEGAAPSACWLEKWRTEAIASGTRALDQLRKGVQEAITTLGTGFLRHPANTALREDTDVKALHGALLRLVYRLLFVFVAEDRDVLHGKEATEQARERYASYFSSARLRAHARRRRGTAHGDLYQALRIVLDALGDENGRPELGLPGLGGIFDETDVDAPLKGLSLSNEYLLTAVRHLSQVRDAGSRRWRTVDYRHLDAEELGSIYESLLELVPQHSAADRTFELVELAGNTRKTTGSYYTPSSLIECLLDSALDPVLDDAVKRGEQTASAAGDPDPSDAIVRELLSLTVCDPACGSGHFLVAASRRIAKRVAAVRERNPEPTLESVRHALHEVVARCVYGVDLNPMAVELAKVSLWLEALEPGKPLGFLDAHVKHGNALIGATPKLLRGGIPDEAFIATEGDDKKHAKSLGKLNAEERKGQFTLFDMEDEGVKVANTTLAAGMRRITHAPSDNLREVRGQAAAYKQWEKSSDYLNALHLADAWCAAFMWLKTPEAPRAVTHGLFRSLEDPDASSTSKATHDEIVRLREQYHFFHWHLEFPEVFSVPDGVVTGTVDEATGWAGGFDCVLGNPPWDSVELKEQEFFAQRAPEIAAISNASARKKQIAKLQDDPDTLELYGEYAAAKRAVYAESHFLRRSKRVPLTGQGNLNLYAVFAETDRILMGERGRVGVIVPTGIATDARTQYFFKNLVQKGSIAALYDFENRAGLFPDVDSRMKFSILSLTGRALREPAARFAFFLHDPAELDEADKAFTLTPEEITLLNPNTGTCPVFRSRRDAEITLGIYRRVPILIKGDDPKGNPWGVSFLRMFDMSHDSHLFHTREDLESEEWHLSGNVFAKREARMLPLYEAKMVDFYNHRAADVVKSETAAQRQNQPEYLNEEAWKDRRRSVIPNNWVAEPEVRDKLDNRGWRQKWHLGWRDVTSSTNERTVIVSVIPDSAAANSLPVSIVSEGLTSRVAELLACLSSYVLDYAARLKVGGVHLNFFICNQFPVLAPGDLVEHAEFIRQRVAELTCTADDLTPFARDLGDIGAPFIWNEDRRTVIRAELDALFFHLYGINRDDVDYILDTFPIVKRKDEAKYGTYRTKDLILAEYDRMAAAGVSLTTPLVDGENYTSTLTPPPGHGPRHEGTGE; the protein is encoded by the coding sequence ATGTCCGCCACCACCCGCAACCAGGTCTTCTCCGCCGTCCACACCGTCGGCGGCCTGCTCCCCGCCGACATGCTGATCCGCATCGCCGACGGCAAGGACGTCAAGGGCTCCGCTCCCGCCGACTACCAGGTCATCGGCGCCCGTTCCGTACGCGACGAGGCCGAACGCCACTGGGACTACCTGAAGTCCGTCTGGCGCGAACTGCGCGAGAAACTGCCGGTCGCCCCGGACGCCGAGACCCCGGCCGACCCGACCGGCCTGGCCGTCTCCCAGTGGCTGGAACCGCTCTTCGCCGAGCTGGGCTTCGGCCGCCTGACCCCGATCGGCGCCACCGGCATCCCGGCGGACAGCGACCCCGACCGCGTCTTCCCCATCAGCCACCGCTGGAACCACGCCCTCCTCCACATGACGGCCTGGAACGCCGACCTGGACAAGCGCACCGGCGGAGCGGGCACGGTCCCGCCCCAGTCCCTCGTCCAGGAGTGCCTGAACCGCACCGAGGCCCACCTGTGGGGCGTCCTCACCAACGGCCGCCGGCTCCGGATCCTGCGCGACTCCAGCGCGCTCGCCACCGCCTCGTACGTCGAGTTCGACCTCGAAGCCATCTTCGACGGCGAACTCTTCAGCGAGTTCGTGCTCCTGTACCGCCTGCTGCACGTCTCCCGCTTCGCGGTGGCGGAGGGCGCGGCCCCGTCCGCCTGCTGGCTGGAGAAGTGGCGTACGGAGGCGATCGCGTCCGGCACGCGGGCCCTGGACCAGCTCCGCAAGGGCGTCCAGGAGGCCATCACCACCCTGGGCACGGGCTTCCTGCGCCACCCGGCGAACACGGCCCTGCGCGAGGACACGGACGTCAAGGCCCTGCACGGCGCGCTGCTGCGGCTCGTCTACCGCCTGCTGTTCGTCTTCGTGGCGGAGGACCGCGATGTCCTGCACGGCAAGGAGGCGACGGAGCAGGCGCGGGAGCGTTATGCGTCGTACTTCTCCTCGGCTCGCCTGCGCGCCCACGCCCGCCGCCGCAGAGGCACGGCCCACGGCGACCTCTACCAGGCCCTTCGGATCGTCCTGGACGCCCTCGGCGACGAGAACGGCCGCCCGGAACTGGGCCTGCCGGGCCTCGGCGGCATCTTCGACGAGACGGACGTGGACGCCCCGCTGAAGGGCCTGTCCCTCTCGAACGAGTACCTCCTCACGGCTGTACGCCACCTTTCCCAGGTCCGGGACGCTGGTTCGCGGCGCTGGCGCACCGTCGACTACCGCCACCTGGACGCCGAGGAACTGGGCTCGATCTACGAGTCCCTGCTCGAACTGGTCCCGCAGCACAGCGCGGCCGACCGGACCTTCGAGCTGGTGGAGCTGGCCGGCAACACGAGGAAGACGACGGGCTCGTACTACACCCCGTCCTCGCTCATCGAATGCCTCCTTGACTCCGCCCTGGACCCGGTCCTGGACGACGCGGTCAAGCGCGGCGAGCAGACGGCGAGCGCGGCGGGCGACCCGGACCCGTCGGACGCGATCGTCCGCGAACTCCTTTCCCTGACGGTCTGCGACCCGGCCTGCGGTTCGGGCCACTTCCTGGTGGCGGCGTCGCGCCGCATCGCGAAGCGGGTCGCGGCGGTACGGGAGCGCAACCCGGAGCCCACCCTTGAGTCCGTGCGCCATGCGTTGCACGAGGTCGTGGCGCGGTGCGTCTACGGCGTGGACCTCAACCCGATGGCCGTCGAACTGGCCAAGGTGTCGCTGTGGCTGGAGGCCCTGGAACCGGGCAAGCCGCTCGGCTTCCTGGACGCTCACGTGAAGCACGGCAACGCGCTCATCGGGGCGACGCCGAAGCTGCTGCGGGGCGGGATTCCGGACGAGGCGTTCATCGCGACGGAGGGCGACGACAAGAAGCACGCCAAGTCTTTGGGGAAGCTGAACGCCGAGGAGCGGAAGGGCCAGTTCACCCTCTTCGACATGGAGGACGAAGGCGTGAAGGTCGCGAACACGACCCTCGCGGCCGGCATGCGCCGGATCACCCATGCCCCCTCGGACAACCTGCGTGAGGTACGGGGCCAGGCGGCGGCATACAAACAGTGGGAGAAGTCCTCCGACTACCTCAACGCCCTCCACCTCGCCGACGCCTGGTGCGCGGCCTTCATGTGGCTGAAGACCCCGGAGGCTCCGAGGGCGGTCACCCACGGTCTCTTCCGCTCCCTGGAGGACCCGGACGCGTCCAGCACCTCGAAGGCCACCCACGACGAGATCGTGCGCCTGCGGGAGCAGTACCACTTCTTCCACTGGCACCTGGAGTTCCCGGAGGTGTTCTCCGTTCCGGACGGGGTTGTCACGGGGACGGTGGACGAGGCGACGGGCTGGGCGGGCGGCTTCGACTGCGTGCTCGGGAATCCGCCGTGGGACAGCGTGGAGCTGAAGGAACAGGAGTTCTTCGCGCAGCGCGCCCCGGAGATCGCTGCCATCTCGAACGCGAGCGCCCGCAAGAAGCAGATCGCCAAGCTCCAGGACGACCCGGACACGCTGGAGCTGTACGGCGAGTACGCGGCGGCGAAGCGTGCCGTCTACGCGGAGAGCCACTTCCTGCGCCGGTCGAAGCGGGTGCCGCTGACGGGCCAGGGCAACCTGAACCTGTACGCGGTGTTCGCGGAGACGGACCGGATACTGATGGGGGAGCGGGGCCGCGTCGGCGTCATCGTGCCGACGGGCATCGCGACGGACGCGCGGACGCAGTACTTCTTCAAGAACCTGGTGCAGAAGGGCTCGATTGCGGCGCTGTACGACTTCGAGAACAGGGCCGGCCTGTTCCCGGACGTGGACTCCCGTATGAAGTTCAGCATCCTGTCCCTGACGGGCCGGGCACTGCGCGAGCCTGCCGCTCGGTTCGCCTTCTTCCTCCACGACCCGGCGGAGTTGGACGAGGCGGACAAGGCGTTCACGCTCACACCGGAGGAGATCACCCTTCTCAACCCGAACACGGGCACGTGCCCGGTGTTCCGCTCCCGCCGCGACGCCGAGATCACCTTGGGTATCTACCGCCGTGTCCCGATCCTGATCAAGGGAGACGACCCGAAGGGTAACCCGTGGGGCGTGTCGTTCCTGAGGATGTTCGACATGTCCCACGACTCGCACCTCTTCCACACCCGCGAGGACCTGGAGTCTGAGGAGTGGCACCTCAGCGGCAACGTCTTCGCCAAGAGGGAAGCCAGGATGCTGCCCCTGTACGAAGCCAAGATGGTTGACTTCTACAACCATCGCGCGGCAGACGTCGTGAAAAGCGAAACGGCTGCCCAGCGCCAGAACCAGCCGGAGTACTTGAACGAGGAAGCGTGGAAGGATCGCAGGCGCTCCGTCATTCCCAACAACTGGGTTGCCGAGCCTGAGGTTCGAGACAAGCTTGACAACAGGGGATGGCGCCAGAAGTGGCATCTGGGGTGGAGAGACGTGACGAGCTCCACTAACGAGCGCACTGTCATTGTGAGCGTTATCCCTGATTCGGCCGCTGCCAATAGCCTTCCCGTGTCCATCGTCAGTGAGGGGCTGACGAGTCGAGTGGCGGAACTTCTCGCCTGCCTCAGTTCGTATGTTCTGGACTACGCGGCTCGACTCAAGGTCGGCGGTGTCCACCTGAACTTCTTCATCTGTAACCAGTTCCCCGTCCTTGCTCCAGGGGATCTGGTTGAGCACGCGGAGTTCATCAGGCAGCGAGTGGCTGAGCTCACCTGCACCGCCGACGACCTGACTCCTTTCGCCCGCGACCTCGGCGACATCGGCGCCCCCTTCATCTGGAACGAAGACCGCCGCACCGTCATCCGTGCCGAGCTCGACGCCCTCTTCTTCCACCTCTACGGGATCAACCGGGACGACGTCGACTACATCCTCGACACCTTCCCCATCGTCAAGCGGAAGGACGAGGCCAAGTACGGCACCTACCGCACCAAGGACCTCATCCTCGCCGAGTACGACCGTATGGCGGCGGCCGGCGTCAGCCTGACCACGCCCCTCGTGGACGGCGAGAACTACACCTCCACCCTCACCCCGCCCCCGGGCCATGGCCCCCGCCACGAAGGAACCGGAGAGTGA
- a CDS encoding Hsp70 family protein, giving the protein MTATGIDFGTTNSVVAQWLGDDVDVLSLDAHHIDADWRHPGFEYLFPSVVGMSSLRRGALFGWEAKLRSEEAAEACKRLLKSDEYVTIHGRRFAATTVAAGVFQAMRKGAEHNLTTIDQAVITVPANATGAARYRTRAAARFAGIEVLALLNEPTAAAISYVHELREARTILVFDWGGGTIDVTVLDYQDGFFEELASRGVTELGGLEIDRRLRDLVLERAPARSAWTRAQERQFGLDVERSKIRLSSEESVTIRTPDGDTVEVWQGELEDAVTDLVDRALAPVQQCLSDLHMAPLDVDAVLMIGGTSQIPSVRAAVAEVMQQQPVEVDLCDPMTAVARGASIAAAVLSGEADGVIQVATSHALGTVVTDDSGQRAFSQIIPRNSPLPWKERKSYTPRRDNARSLAVEIWEGDPDRPLDHADNVQLTDLRLTYQNPRAREDSRFLLEYTYDTNGLLHVKATLERTGEEVLNEEIKSFSSGGPTPAVRRELDDLLAGNTVTTLLPTQTRRRSAGSASKALVVDGSNLAWIGRSPRRPGVYGRDDRPSYAQLLSARDALASRYPDAVLHVVVDATFRHKVAEEERAAVDSALATGNLIQPPAGTEGKGDALVTAIAQDTDGIVVTNDNYAELQGRYPWLRDKERVLGATLTQGMWVFTPRTCVPPRHRIVRAEAFQKSRALIPPSPDPLPEFRYHRPHEE; this is encoded by the coding sequence GTGACCGCGACCGGAATCGATTTCGGGACCACCAACTCCGTGGTGGCCCAGTGGCTGGGCGATGACGTCGACGTGCTGTCGCTGGACGCCCATCACATCGACGCCGACTGGCGTCATCCCGGCTTCGAGTACCTCTTCCCGTCGGTGGTGGGCATGAGCTCACTGCGCCGGGGAGCGTTGTTCGGCTGGGAGGCCAAGCTCCGCTCCGAGGAGGCGGCCGAGGCCTGCAAGCGTCTGCTCAAGAGCGACGAGTACGTCACGATCCACGGCCGCAGGTTCGCGGCCACGACGGTGGCGGCCGGTGTCTTCCAGGCCATGCGCAAGGGAGCGGAGCACAACCTCACCACCATCGACCAGGCCGTGATCACCGTGCCCGCCAACGCCACGGGTGCCGCCCGCTACCGCACGCGCGCCGCCGCGCGGTTCGCCGGCATCGAAGTCCTGGCACTGCTCAACGAGCCGACGGCGGCGGCGATCTCGTACGTGCACGAGCTGCGAGAGGCTCGAACCATCCTGGTCTTCGACTGGGGTGGCGGCACCATCGACGTCACCGTGCTCGACTACCAGGACGGGTTCTTCGAGGAGCTCGCTTCACGGGGTGTGACCGAGTTGGGGGGTCTGGAGATCGATCGCCGCCTGCGTGACCTCGTCCTCGAACGGGCTCCGGCCCGCTCGGCGTGGACGCGCGCGCAGGAGCGGCAGTTCGGGCTGGACGTGGAGCGCAGCAAGATCCGCCTGTCCTCCGAGGAGTCCGTCACCATCAGGACTCCGGACGGCGACACCGTCGAGGTGTGGCAGGGGGAGTTGGAGGACGCCGTCACCGACCTCGTGGACCGTGCTCTCGCGCCGGTTCAGCAGTGCCTCAGCGACCTTCACATGGCGCCCCTGGATGTGGACGCGGTGCTGATGATCGGTGGCACGAGCCAGATCCCGAGTGTCCGGGCCGCGGTTGCCGAGGTCATGCAGCAGCAGCCCGTCGAGGTCGATCTGTGCGATCCCATGACTGCGGTCGCCCGCGGCGCCTCCATCGCGGCAGCCGTACTGTCGGGGGAGGCTGACGGCGTGATCCAGGTGGCGACGAGTCACGCCCTGGGCACGGTCGTCACGGACGACTCCGGACAGCGGGCGTTCAGCCAGATCATCCCGCGCAACTCACCCCTGCCGTGGAAGGAGCGCAAGAGCTACACGCCTCGCCGGGACAACGCACGCAGCCTTGCCGTGGAGATCTGGGAAGGAGACCCCGACCGTCCCCTCGACCACGCTGACAACGTGCAGCTGACGGACCTCCGCCTCACCTACCAAAATCCCCGGGCCCGCGAGGACTCCCGCTTCCTGCTGGAGTACACGTACGACACCAATGGGCTCCTGCACGTCAAGGCGACCCTTGAGCGCACCGGCGAGGAAGTGCTGAACGAGGAGATCAAGAGCTTCAGCTCCGGTGGTCCGACGCCGGCGGTGCGCAGGGAACTCGATGATCTGCTCGCGGGCAACACGGTCACCACGCTCCTGCCGACGCAGACGCGGAGGCGATCCGCGGGCTCGGCTTCCAAGGCGCTCGTGGTCGACGGCTCCAACCTGGCGTGGATCGGCAGGTCGCCCCGACGACCCGGTGTATACGGCAGGGACGACCGGCCGTCCTACGCCCAACTGCTGTCCGCGCGCGACGCCCTGGCATCGCGGTATCCCGATGCCGTGCTCCACGTGGTCGTCGACGCCACCTTCCGGCACAAGGTCGCGGAGGAGGAACGCGCCGCGGTGGACTCGGCGCTCGCTACAGGGAACCTGATCCAGCCCCCGGCCGGAACCGAGGGCAAGGGCGACGCGCTGGTCACGGCGATCGCGCAGGACACGGACGGAATCGTCGTCACCAACGACAACTACGCCGAACTGCAAGGCAGGTACCCCTGGTTGCGGGACAAGGAGCGGGTGCTCGGGGCCACCCTGACCCAGGGCATGTGGGTCTTCACGCCGCGCACCTGCGTACCACCCCGTCATCGGATCGTACGAGCGGAGGCGTTCCAGAAGTCGCGGGCCCTGATTCCTCCGAGCCCAGATCCACTGCCCGAGTTCAGGTACCACCGCCCTCACGAGGAGTAG